Proteins encoded by one window of Aphidius gifuensis isolate YNYX2018 linkage group LG2, ASM1490517v1, whole genome shotgun sequence:
- the LOC122850093 gene encoding acidic repeat-containing protein-like, giving the protein MNNNISSSKNIVSSDSILKYDDIEYPGECPSSSDIFSDESLIDETSNPGCSINNSILSPRLTTKAPSNDSIGQNISSISIKFNESSTSMLKKETVNNDEAIDVSNLSIENKTDNDENNKIHESDKEKLEESIAINDKTPQRNLANDYQANDIDEYADILEKVYGSNVKDKLIKNLETPQRNLATVDPVNDIDEYSDLLEKLYGSNVKDKLIKNIKTDEKRKKLVVNTKRLTQTEPTKKNTRRGKIEYLTSSSSSQDDDDDDDDDDDDDDDDDDLINKKTRQYLNITPTESKTKKITFDGFEDSFINDSSESEGEDIDYLPITPISIKSGKRLPKETPMSELTRKARAICDSDTEDEDASDSVHNKCLSFSDLSSEEIEKKTPKIIKNISKKTPKKKNHLKASDKPVKIKSFLASLSDSVPIERCHPDAKKYKGNFKNTKEELTKKLYDYFNENVFDNCLPEDTELVWNPRLLTTAGRCEYNSKNIDGKIIKYCIIESSPKVLDNAERLANTLIHEMCHAATYLIDNKSNEKHGVFWKRWGRKVNRIFPELEPVKRCHQYKIMKKYLYRCVGCGASFGRHSKSVDVNRKCCGRCRGKFEVLLIKVNKNGLELKKSQERAPSAFALYVKNNYAKIKKQHTGVPHKDVMKILGQMYTNLKTDNADLEKISQQITAININGTSNQAVDADTLTSSNKN; this is encoded by the exons atgaataataatatttcaagttcGAAAAATATAGTAAGTTCagattcaatattaaaatatgatgatatAGAATACCCTGGGGAGTGTCCTAGTAGCTCAGATATTTTTTCTGATGAAAGTTTAATTGATGAAACATCAAATCCAGGTTGTTCAATAAACAATTCTATTTTGTCACCACGTTTAACAACTAAAGCTCCAAGCAATGATTCAATTGGCCaaaatatttcttcaatttctatcaaatttaatgaatCCAGTACATCcatgttaaaaaaagaaactgtaaataatgatgaagCTATTGATGTTTCAAATTTAAGCATCGAGAATAAAACTgacaatgatgaaaataataaaatccatgaaagtgataaagaaaaattagaagaaTCAATAGCAATCAATGACAAGACACCACAACGTAATTTAGCTAATGATTATCAAGCCAATGACATTGACGAATATGCTGATATATTGGAAAAAGTATATGGCTCTAATGTAaaagataaattgataaaaaatttagaaacacCACAACGTAATTTAGCTACTGTTGATCCAGTTAATGACATTGATGAGTATTctgatttattagaaaaattatacgGCTCTAATGTGAaggataaattaataaaaaatataaaaacagatgaaaaaagaaaaaaactggTTGTTAATACAAAACGATTAACACAAACAgagccaacaaaaaaaaatactagacGAGGTAAAATAGAATATTTGACTAGCTCGAGTAGTTCGCAAGATGACGAtgacgatgacgatgatgatgatgatgatgatgatgatgatgatgatttgataaataaaaagacaaggcaatatttaaatataactcCAACTGAAagtaagacaaaaaaaattacatttgatGGATTTGAGGATAGTTTTATCAACGATTCATCTGAATCTGAAGGAGAAGACATAGACTACTTACCAATTACaccaatttcaattaaatcagGTAAAAGACTTCCAAAAGAAACACCAATGTCAGAGTTAACTAGAAAAGCAAGGGCAATATGTGATTCAGACACTGAAGATGAAGATGCTAGTGATTCTGTTCACAATAAATGTTTGTCATTTAGTGATTTATCAAgtgaagaaattgaaaaaaaaacaccaaaaattattaaaaatatatcaaaaaaaacaccaaaaaaaaaaaatcatttaaaagcaTCTGATAAACCTGTTAAGATCAAAAGTTTTTTAGCATCATTATCTGATTCAGTTCCAATTGAACGATGTCATCCTGATGctaaaaaatacaaaggaaattttaaaaatacaaaagaagaattaacaaaaaaattgtatgattattttaatgaaaatgtttttgataattgtcTACCAGAAGACACAGAGCTTGTATGGAATCCAAGATTGCTAACAACTGCTGGTAGATGTGAATATAATTCTAAGAAtattgatggaaaaataataaaatattgtataattgAATCATCACCTAAAGTATTGGATAATGCAGAAAGACTTGCTAACACATTGATCCATGAAATGTGTCATGCTGCGAcgtatttaattgataataaaagtaatgaaAAACATGGTGTATTTTGGAAAAGATGGGGACGAAAAGTAAATAGAATATTTCCAGAACTTGAACCAGTTAAAAGATgtcatcaatataaaattatgaaaaaatatttgtatcgTTGTGTTGGATGTGGAGCGAG ttttggAAGACACTCAAAGTCTGTTGATGTCAATAGAAAATGTTGCGGTCGTTGTAGAGGAAAATTtgaagtattattaataaaagttaataaaaatggaCTTGAGCtaaaaaaatcacaagaaAGAGCTCCATCAGCATTTGCACTTTATGTCAAGAATAATtatgcaaaaattaaaaaacaacatactGGTGTACCACATAAAGatgttatgaaaattttaggacaaatgtatacaaatttaaaaactgaTAATGCTGATTTGGAAAAAATTAGTCAACAAATTACAgctattaatattaatggtaCATCAAATCAAGCTGTTGATGCAGATACTTTAActtcttcaaataaaaattaa